CACGGATCAGCCAGCTAGTTTCTGTTAAAGTATATTTTACTTTTTATCATTCAATTTGTTTATGTTATACCTGATGATTTCACAATCTTGAATAATATATGGCATTGTTCATACAGATAGAATGGACTTTCATAAGACTGAGGGAATGCAGCCTGAAAAACCTTTGGCCGAACCACCTCAACCTGAGGTAAACGGACCATCTCCAGGGAATCCATTTGTGGATCTTCTGAATGCAATTGCAGTTATCGCTTCTGGGGTTCTGGCTGGACTTCTTGGTACTTCTCAACGAGAAAAGAAGGCCTTGCAATCAACCATCTCATTTGTATGCCATCTATCAACCTTTGGTGACCATCTCATCTGTATTGCCGTCATCCTAACTTTATATGCACGGAAATAAAAATTGTCCATCGCCCTATTACCTTGAATATCACAATGCTGCATACTCAAGAAGCAATTAAGTGTAGCTGCCACAAGTTAGCATAGTAGCACATATTGCTTTAATGATTGATCCGGTTGTTATCAGAAACATTATTTTATTCAAGTTGGTGTAGCACCTATGTGTAGAAATTTTGATGGCAACATGTCGCACCGGATATTTAGTTGATCATCTCTTCTAAATTCTTTTGCTCAGATCTTACTATCCTataatttttacaaatttgaaGTTTTGTTCTGGTTTTACTAGCAAGTAGCAAGTTATGCTATTACGTAAGTACCTTTGTTTCTGTGTGCTcgaatttgttttttgaagGAATGTGTAGGAGGAACTACATGTTCTATTAGTACGTGAGgacctgaacctgggtggtgggaTTGTACATCCACTCCTCCTAGCTCACTTCCTCTTGAATTTGATTTAGCATCTCGGGCGTGCATGCCTTGATCAGATTCATCATCTTGACACTCATTCGAAGTGTTCTTTAAGTATAATACCAAGCAAACCAGAAGAGAACGCAGCAAATGAAACATTGGGCTATATGTTTGCTGTGCTGGTTTAGTTTCTTTACAATGGACCATAATACCACGCATCTACTACCTCCACAGGGATGTTCCTGAATCATATTTTATGCGCCTTTGCAACTTCAATCAGTTAGAACGTTTGGATGGAGCATCCGTTGTCTCATCTGTCTGTTTGCCTTGGTTGTAACGTGGCCTGCATTTTTATTGATAAACCCTTATTGCTAGCTTTAAAAACAGTAGAATGGCCTTCACAGCTAGAGATTATGTGCTGGACATTTTCTTGAATTTTGTATATATAAATATTGAATTTGGGAAGGATTTTTAGatagaaaaatatgttttctCATTTGCCCAGATGGAGATCAAATTGGCTGAAAATGAGGCAGCGATGTCTTTGCTCAGGGAGAGTTATGAGAAAAGGTTGTTGGATGAACAAGCAGCACTGAAGAAACAAACTAGGATGTTCCAGGATGAGGAAGCTTCCCTTCTTGATCAATTGAATTCAACTAAGAGGACTGTAACATCCTTGAAAGAGAAAGTTATATATGAGAGGGAGCTAGTTGAGCAGCTTAAACACGAGATATATCAACTTGAGAATAGCTTTGCACAAGCAGAGGAAGCCAAACATATGCTTGAAGGAAAATTGAGCGAAAAGTTGGAAGCACTTGCGATTTTGCATGACAAGGTAAATCTGCTTAGCCAAGATTTAAATGACAAGGAGAAACTCATCAGGGAACTCAgttcatcactttcctccaaGGAAAGCGAGTACCAGAGTCTGCACTTGATCTACAGTCAAACTGAAGGATGCCTGGAGCATGCAAATTCCAGAATAGAGCAGCTGGAGAAGGATGTTCTTGCAGCTAAAGATGATATAAAATCAAAGATATCCTTAGTTGATTCATTGAATGAGGAAGTCCAAAGATTATACGCTGCAAAGAGTGAAGCTGGAGAAAAAATAAGTGAGTTAACAAAACAGTATGCGGAATTGGGAGCTGCTTCCGAGATGAGGGCATCTCGTGATTCTGAACTATTGTTTGATAAAGATAGTCAGTTCAGTCAGCTTGAAGAAAAACTTTCTAGTGCACTAAGTGACTCTAGGAAAGACAGAGCTATAATTGCTGAGTTGAACATTGAACTGGAAGCTAACAGAACAGTGCTGGATAATGAAGTTGAGGCCAGGAAAAGTGTATCAGATCTTATTCAGTTCACTGAAGAGGTGCTTAAAGAGTCCAGAAATGAGGTGTCCAAACTCTCTGAAGAGCTTAATGGAGTAAACATATCAAATCAGGACTTGACAACCCAGATTCTGAAATTCACCAATGAGTCCATTGAAGTGAAACAGGCTCTAACTAACAAAGTAGAAGAGGCCGAATCAGTTTCAAAGGCTCTTTCCGGTGAACTGGCCTCAACCAGAGAGATACTTGAGAAGTCACAAGAAGATCTTGAAGCCGCCTCTAATCAATTAGTGTCTACTACCGAAGCACATGATGAACTTAATAAAGAATTGCTTGATGCATATAAAAAGTTAGAGTCCACAACAAATGATCTTGTTAGAGAACGCAAGATTAATGCTACTTTAAATAGGGAACTGGAGGCTATAGTGAAACAATCGCTGGTAGATTCAGAAGCAAGAAGAACTCTTCAGGCAGATTTGAATGAGGCCACTATTTCCCTAAATGAGGTGAGTGAGAGTACATTGCTATTGTCTAATAAGCTTGGTAGCAGTAATTCTATGATTTCCAATATTAGAGAAGATAAAAAGATGCTGTCAGAGGCTCTTGTGGAGCAAAAGAAAAGTACAGCTGAGGctcagaaaaatatggcaGATGCTCAGAATCTTATTCAAAGTCTGGGGGTGCAGAGAGAGAAATTTGAGATGAGTTCTAAAAAGCTTGAAGAGGAATTGGCCACAGCAAAAGGTGAGATATTGTGTCTGAGGAGGCAGATTAGTGCAATTGGGTCGCAGGATCCAAATAGTCTTCTGGAAACAAGTGTAGCACCAAATTTCAGTCAACCTTCGAAACAGCAACATGTGAATTATCGTACGGATGCTGGAGCTCATCGTTCTGCTAAGAAGATTTATAGAAGAAAAGACAGACCAGCAAGATGAGCATTATCAGAAAATGGGATCTAGAACCACCAAATCTTCCATCACATCTCACTTTATTAGAACACTTTGAAGCTTCTGAAGCTTTCAAAGGTAGCATCATGAGATTTCCCTACAGTCATATTTGCCTCTCTAGTGGTTCCACGTCTTCTGTTGTAACTCTGAAAAACCCTTCATGTAGTTCCAGACGGTGGATTGTTAGGAAATCAAGAATGCATCTAAGTATCACTTCTGTTGTTGCTCTGAAAAACCcttaatgtactccctccgatccataatatgTGTCTTGAAtctagtacaaagttgtactagattcaagacacttattatggatcggagggagtagttcacTAGTTCTGTATGGTGGATTTTTAGGAAAGTGAGAGTGTATGTTAATCTATGTATAAATGTGCTGTTGAGCTCTCAGAATGGAGGATTCACTCTTCTGGAATTGTCCTGAGTGCTTCATGTATATATGGTCACTATGGGTATATTTTCCTCAAAACACTTCAAATTGCACCTGAATTATCCAGCATTACTCAGTAATGCACTTATCCTCACGGTGCTTTACTTGTCAGTCTCATGTGCTGCATCTGTGTCCAACCTACATTTTCCTGATTCATTAAACTTGGGTTCAATTTATGAGATGCTGGGTGGAAGTTTATTCATGCCTTGACAACTTCTGCTGGATTGACGACAATATGATTTTAAGAAAGTTCCTGAAGGGTTGAAGAACTAAAAGGTATCAACTTTATTTCACATCATTGCTTCTGAAACAATTGGTGCTGTGAAAACTCTGTCTTGTTTTGCTTATTTATGAAAACCATGACTATTCCATGCCGGGTCTTGGCATActgttattttgttttattgcaTGCTTTATTATTTATATATTCATCTGTATCTTGCCGGAGTCTGGTCTTGAAAGAATCTGTTATCGTTGATCTAAATATTTACCTGTTTCTAAATTGTTAATTTACTGTTATTTTTCCTGGATGATGTGCCGTCACTTGTCACCGTGTGCTGCTTTGGTTCACCAgaccaatttttttgtatttctcttcttcttttttgacacTGCAACAGTGTATGGGCTCTTACTTtcatatatattaataaataaataactaTAAGTCATAGTCACAACCAGTCAAAGATTAATTTTCTATTCTAGTATTGTTGAGGAGCTGGACAGGATATCCCTGATTCCATGTAGCTGGTCATACTGTTTATGATGAATTATTAAGTAATTTTGTATTTATATATGAATTTGAAGGGTTACAAAGTGATGCTACATTTGCATGTATAGTGTTTATCTTTACCACTTGCCATACAGTACATGTAACCTTCCATGTCGACAGTGGCCAGTGGGTATGTGTGTTTGAAGAAACAGAAGGATCCAAATCATTTGCGATGCTATGTTATGTTAATGGTGACTAATGAGTACCGCTTTCTGGATAGGTACATAGGGCATATTGAAGCCGGTGGTCAGGAAACGAGACTCGGTAGATTGAAGATGCAAAGAACCGAAGCGCAATGGAGCTGTCTTGTCTTCATGGATAGCTGGCATTGGAGCGTACTTTCCAAGGTTGGATAGGTTAGATCAGATTCCTTCCCTGATATCAATCCCATCCTTTAGCCTCCTACCCTTGCATATTTTTCTGTACCTCTCATAATTAGTATTCTGGGTCCATATAGCATGGCATGAGCATGCACCCTTCTTATTTCCCTCGTAAAACCTTAAAAGCACAAATGTTTTTCTTGTACTATAGTTACAGGAAAAGATAGGGTGCACAGGGAAcctgctcttttttttttccgagaaTAAACTTGCTCAAAATTGACCTCATTGGCCATTGCTAGAACAAGAGGAGAAAAGGGTATGGGGGCATCTTGGGCACAGTCATACAGCACAACAGGCAGCAGATCAGTGGCCCATTCAGGTGGGATCCTGTGATGATGGTGAGGCTACGTAAATATCCCAAACTTTTGGTCATGTTCATCTCGGTGTCCTGGGGATTGCTCAAGTGCACACTCTTGACCCATTTGTGGTGAGCGGTTTCAGTTAGTTGGGCCACTTGGTTGGAGCCACATCATCTATGATCACAATGCTAGGAATGAGAAGCACATATATGAACTTCTAGTCGGTTAGCGCGAGTGGCATACAAAAATGGGATGCCTAACGCACCGGCGCACCGCGACCAATATGGCGCTGGAAGCGTCACACCTGAATGCACTCCAACAATTGCCCAGCTTAACCACTTGGATTTGACCCTTTTTTTTAGGTGGCAACCAGTTGAGGCAGAGCCAGCCACCTTTTATCTTGGACACAGGGGGTCAACTTGCAAGACCTTAATTTTCTGTCC
The Brachypodium distachyon strain Bd21 chromosome 2, Brachypodium_distachyon_v3.0, whole genome shotgun sequence genome window above contains:
- the LOC100827057 gene encoding MAR-binding filament-like protein 1 isoform X1, whose product is MGYHHLLVVSTPAQPPPPRLSLFSRSPRGAVTASASHDGARLSASAATRRRVVLLVGVSVLPLLRLRDTAAAAHPSAADLVTDRMDFHKTEGMQPEKPLAEPPQPEVNGPSPGNPFVDLLNAIAVIASGVLAGLLGTSQREKKALQSTISFMEIKLAENEAAMSLLRESYEKRLLDEQAALKKQTRMFQDEEASLLDQLNSTKRTVTSLKEKVIYERELVEQLKHEIYQLENSFAQAEEAKHMLEGKLSEKLEALAILHDKVNLLSQDLNDKEKLIRELSSSLSSKESEYQSLHLIYSQTEGCLEHANSRIEQLEKDVLAAKDDIKSKISLVDSLNEEVQRLYAAKSEAGEKISELTKQYAELGAASEMRASRDSELLFDKDSQFSQLEEKLSSALSDSRKDRAIIAELNIELEANRTVLDNEVEARKSVSDLIQFTEEVLKESRNEVSKLSEELNGVNISNQDLTTQILKFTNESIEVKQALTNKVEEAESVSKALSGELASTREILEKSQEDLEAASNQLVSTTEAHDELNKELLDAYKKLESTTNDLVRERKINATLNRELEAIVKQSLVDSEARRTLQADLNEATISLNEVSESTLLLSNKLGSSNSMISNIREDKKMLSEALVEQKKSTAEAQKNMADAQNLIQSLGVQREKFEMSSKKLEEELATAKGEILCLRRQISAIGSQDPNSLLETSVAPNFSQPSKQQHVNYRTDAGAHRSAKKIYRRKDRPAR
- the LOC100827057 gene encoding MAR-binding filament-like protein 1 isoform X2; the encoded protein is MGYHHLLVVSTPAQPPPPRLSLFSRSPRGAVTASASHDGARLSASAATRRRVVLLVGVSVLPLLRLRDTAAAAHPSAADLVTDRMDFHKTEGMQPEKPLAEPPQPEMEIKLAENEAAMSLLRESYEKRLLDEQAALKKQTRMFQDEEASLLDQLNSTKRTVTSLKEKVIYERELVEQLKHEIYQLENSFAQAEEAKHMLEGKLSEKLEALAILHDKVNLLSQDLNDKEKLIRELSSSLSSKESEYQSLHLIYSQTEGCLEHANSRIEQLEKDVLAAKDDIKSKISLVDSLNEEVQRLYAAKSEAGEKISELTKQYAELGAASEMRASRDSELLFDKDSQFSQLEEKLSSALSDSRKDRAIIAELNIELEANRTVLDNEVEARKSVSDLIQFTEEVLKESRNEVSKLSEELNGVNISNQDLTTQILKFTNESIEVKQALTNKVEEAESVSKALSGELASTREILEKSQEDLEAASNQLVSTTEAHDELNKELLDAYKKLESTTNDLVRERKINATLNRELEAIVKQSLVDSEARRTLQADLNEATISLNEVSESTLLLSNKLGSSNSMISNIREDKKMLSEALVEQKKSTAEAQKNMADAQNLIQSLGVQREKFEMSSKKLEEELATAKGEILCLRRQISAIGSQDPNSLLETSVAPNFSQPSKQQHVNYRTDAGAHRSAKKIYRRKDRPAR